The Nocardioides pantholopis genome window below encodes:
- a CDS encoding PrsW family intramembrane metalloprotease, translating into MTVLVLLGAAVMLLLIALSGGPGSLALAAVLAALPVGPLVGCYLWLDRYEPEPRVLLVLGLLWGGFVATAAAILLQGVGGLVAGFSEAADLAVVAPVTEELCKGAFLLLLLWWRRAELDGILDGIVYAGMVGIGFAFTENILYLVAAYDGTDGLVPGGAGELTATFVVRCLFSPFAHPFFTTFIGIGIGVAVGSRSRAVRVVAPLAGYVVAVIAHGLWNGSTTFGFGGFLVVYVVLMVPAFVGLIAFAVWARHSERRMLAAALGDAARRGLVPATDIGWVVDLRARRQARAYARATFGPAAEQAMRDYQQAAVELGFLHHRYLRGTAPPDYAARGQEYVARIGAVRPFIAFPGQVVPAR; encoded by the coding sequence GTGACCGTGCTGGTGCTGCTCGGCGCCGCCGTGATGCTGCTGCTCATCGCGCTCTCCGGCGGACCGGGCTCGCTCGCGCTGGCCGCCGTCCTGGCCGCGCTGCCCGTCGGCCCGCTCGTCGGCTGCTACCTCTGGCTGGACCGCTACGAGCCCGAGCCGCGCGTGCTGCTGGTCCTGGGCCTGCTGTGGGGCGGCTTCGTCGCCACCGCCGCGGCGATCCTGCTGCAGGGTGTCGGCGGCCTGGTCGCCGGCTTCAGCGAGGCCGCGGACCTGGCGGTCGTCGCACCGGTCACCGAGGAGCTCTGCAAGGGCGCGTTCCTGCTCCTGCTGCTGTGGTGGCGCCGCGCGGAGCTCGACGGCATCCTCGACGGCATCGTCTACGCCGGCATGGTCGGCATCGGCTTCGCCTTCACCGAGAACATCCTCTACCTCGTCGCTGCCTACGACGGCACCGACGGGCTGGTGCCGGGCGGCGCCGGAGAGCTCACCGCCACGTTCGTGGTGCGCTGCCTGTTCAGCCCGTTCGCCCACCCCTTCTTCACGACCTTCATCGGCATCGGCATCGGCGTGGCCGTCGGCTCGCGCAGCCGGGCGGTCCGCGTCGTCGCGCCGCTGGCCGGGTACGTCGTCGCCGTGATCGCCCACGGCCTCTGGAACGGCTCCACGACCTTCGGGTTCGGCGGCTTCCTGGTCGTGTACGTCGTGCTGATGGTCCCCGCCTTCGTCGGCCTGATCGCCTTCGCGGTCTGGGCCCGTCACTCCGAGCGCCGGATGCTGGCGGCCGCCCTCGGCGACGCCGCCCGTCGCGGACTGGTGCCCGCCACCGACATCGGCTGGGTCGTCGACCTGCGCGCCCGCCGACAGGCCCGCGCCTACGCCCGCGCGACCTTCGGTCCCGCCGCGGAGCAGGCGATGCGTGACTATCAGCAGGCCGCGGTCGAGCTTGGTTTCCTGCACCACCGCTACCTCCGCGGCACCGCGCCGCCGGACTACGCGGCCCGTGGTCAGGAGTACGTCGCGAGGATCGGTGCCGTGCGCCCGTTCATCGCCTTTCCCGGACAGGTGGTACCCGCCAGATGA